In the genome of Neovison vison isolate M4711 chromosome 4, ASM_NN_V1, whole genome shotgun sequence, the window AAGAGGCCACACCATACAGCCCTGCACCCTTTGAAAAGGTCAACTGTGTATTATAATCTAATCATGGGGGTAAAATCCATTATAGTAACATTTCTACAGATTTGGGCAAAAAATTTTGGAGGCTATTTTataattctgcctaccacaaccGCAATGACAGGTTGATAGATACCTTGGTAGAAGGAGGTCTGGtgacttctctccctttcctaaaTAGGTCTGGAGAGTACTGAGTCTGAAAGGAGAGATTTTAGGATGAAGAACTTTGATCAGCTTGATAGGCTCAGCAGTCTGGGAGTTGGAGCAGAGGAAAAAGAGGTTGAGGTTCTTCTAGGTTGAGGTTCTTCTAGGTAAACTGGGCAAAAAGACTACAGGTCAAGGGATATGACAGACTGAAGTAAAGGACCATGGAACCTAGGCCAGAAACAGTAAACAGAGAAACCTGGAGTgagaaagaagagacaggaaTTAACTTGCAAGGGTTGCACTAGATGGCAagatatctttctttctctttctctctttctttcaaggattttatttatttgagacagggaaagagagcatgagtggagagggagaagcaggctccctgctgagcaggggactaATATGGGagtcaatcgcaggaccctgagatcatgacctgagctggaggcagacacttaatggactgagccatccaggggcacCACAAGATTTCAATTAAAGCAGAAGTGGAGGAAGGCTTCAGGAAGAagtttacactgaaaaaaattaaattaaaaacaataacaataacaacaacaaacctggAAGAGGTTTAACATTTAGAGCAGTCGTTCTCTAAGTCTGGCCCCCAGACCAACAGTGTCAGCATCATTTGGGCATTTGTCACAACTGCAAATTGTCCAGTCCACTCCAGACCCAGTAAtcagaaattctaaaattctaggAGTTAAGACACAGGAATCTGTTTTAACAACCACCCCAGGTGATTTTGCTGCACCATAAGTTTGACAATCATCTATACTATTCTCCCGTATTATCATTGAGTATGTTTATGATGAATGGGTTTCCTGCAGGAGGAAGAAAATTCCTGCAAGGAGAATTTCCTGCTGCATGTTGAGCTAGGATGCCAAGGGTAGGTGGCTGAATTTACTGGACTTATTATTTTCAGTATTGACAAATCCTGGCCACTCCAATCTGGGCCAATTGTGTTACTGAGATAAATTTTCTAAGGCCAAGACTAGAAGCACTAACTGaagagagctggagaaagagtcAACCTGGCCTGCATCATGTATACTTTAaagagggggcggggggcgcctgggtggctcagtgggttaagccgctgctttcggctcaggtcatgatctcagggtcctgggatcgagtcccacatcaggctctctgctcagcggggagcctgcttcctcctctctctctgcctgcctctctgcctacttgtaatctctctctgtcaaataaataaataaaaactttaaaaaaaaaaaaaaaaagagggggcgaGATGCCTACATGACTCAGTccagtaagcatctgcctgtcatgatcccagggtcctaagatgggCCCCAACGTGGGGTTCCCTcctcagcctgcttcttccttcacctctgcccttcccccactcaagTGCACACACGCTcactattgaataaataaaatctttaaaaaattaaaattaaaattaaaaaaagagggggaatcCCCAGGGAAAGTGGCATAAAGTAGGAATAATGTGTTCCTGGGACCCAGAATGATGAAAGCAGCAACAGACAATGGTGAGGGAAGGACACTTGCTCATGAGCAAGATCTGGCTCTGCTTTGGCATGGCCAAGAACAGACACCCTCCCCAAGCTGCAGGCCTACCCAACCTACTGAGCTGCCTCGAGGCAAGCTGCAGCGCAAAGGGACAAGTTCCCAGGTGGGCTGTGCTTAGCCAACGGGATGAAGATGTATATGGGGATGCGGGTAGCTGACCCAGTATAATAATCTCTATACCATTAtaatttttctgaatctattattatggagataataatagtcATGGGAAAATAGCAATAAGATGTAAGCAAGTTAATTACATGATTTTTCAATGTTATTACAGTGTAtctcactattaaaaaaaaaaacaaacaaaaactcaagcAATCATGCCAGGGGTTTATGAACAGGAAGGCCCAATATGCTTTATATTGTTCAGTTAAAAAACGAAAAAGAAATTGTGCAGACAAATGTTTATAGTatgttaaaaagagagaaaacattttttccatgatataaaaatatttctggatgACTTCACAAGAAACTGGTAACATTAGCCATGGGGGAAGGGAACTGAGTggctgggagagagaagaggatttTTCCTCATTAAACAAACCTTATGAACCTTTTAAATTTGGACTGTGTAAGTatattatgattaaaaaataatgaatattttctaaataaataaaacaacgaGCTTTTATTATCCTCGCATACAGAGAAAAAACCTGAAGTCTCTGGGAACTAAGTAGCGCCCTGGGGAGGAAAGGCTGCAGCAGCACCTGGAGGGTCCTCAGAGACTCATTCTCTCGGTCCCACCTCCCTGGCAGAGGCAGCTTGAAGGAATCACAAACTGCAGGGATCAACAGGAGGACAACACTGGACAAAGCTCTCCTGCCTGACATCAGCCGCTGTCAGAGCTAGCGCCCAGAAAAGTATAACTCACCCTCCTGGGGTCACATTTCTGCTGGAAGGCAGGTGAGAATTCACATGCGGGACACCAAATACCCCGCTCTCCTAGTCCTCCTGGATTGCACGCCTCTGGTCTTTGGCCGCAGTGTCTGATGTGGGAGAAGAGAATGTTGAATATTAGAGTGTTCAGTCTGAGTCTGAACTCTCATTTGACTTGGAAGACTTATGCCTtcgttttttcttcttcttcttttccttcttccttttcttatgcttttctttcttcttctttttcttgtgtttctctTTACTTGCTGAGGGACTGGAGCTGCTCCCATCCTCATCGGAGGTAGAATCCTCTAGTAACTGTTTCAACTGCTGTATCCTACACATAGAAGATTAACCAAAgaacatatttaattaaaaaaaaaagttagataaaaattatataaggGCAGCAGTGAGGGTAAAAAACATCATGAATAACCACCTTACTGaagacagtatttttatttttccccattcttaTCCATGTTTTCCCCATTCTTGTCCATACTGGTGCCTCTTTGACAGGACTGTACCCAGTGTATAagacattctgtatttttttcactgtcctaaatatttctgcattttttccAGTCCTTGCTACATAACTTTAAACAGATGCTTcccgaggtgcctgggtggctcagtgggttaaagcctctgcctttggctcaggtcatgatctcggggtcctgggatcaaggcttgcattgggctctctgctcggcagggagcctgcttcctcctctctctctgcctgcctctctgcctacttgtgatctctgtgtgtcaaataaataaataaaatcttaaaaaaaaagaaatattaaaacaagcaaacaaacagatgCTTCCCTTCCTTCATTAGCACCCCCCAACCACCCCCAACCACTCAAGTTGGCCACTTGATAATCTAGATAATCTCTCTCTTTAACAATCAGAACTCCATTTAACTAGTTGGGGAAAATCAAACCCTCCACTTTCTTCATCCTATCTTTATTCGGGtctaaggataattttttttttttaagatttatttatttattagacagagatcacaagtaggcagagaggcaggcagagagaggggaggaagcaagctccctgctgagcagagagcctgatgcggggctctattccaggaccccaggatcatgacctaagccaaaggcagaggctttaatccactgagccaccaaggcgcccctctaaggataatttttaagaatagcTCAGCTCTGTAAAGACATGGAGAAGATAAATTAAGTTACAACTGTCAACATCAACTATCAGGTGTGAGCAGGCAGGACCAAGTCCACTGCTTTAAGCTAACCCAAGCGGAATGAAGCTGGCCTACAGGTTCCCTACCCACTGGCCTTTCCTGTGATGACTCCTGCCTTCCAAATAGTTCACAGTTGAAGTACCATAATTACCAAACCACTCATCTAATACTAGAACGGTTGTTTCCAACTTTATATAATTTCAGACTTTAGGGGGTATTGTTAGCACCGGGGCCATCTCACCTTACATccttttcatgtcttttattCTCTCGTATGATGTCATACGTGGGACCTTCATGTGCCTTGAGGATGAGAAAAGGTTAAGGTTGCGTTAGGTTCCATGCATTatcagttaaataaaaattaaatccatatttgactgaaactatttttttttcctatttggtataattttatatttaacatgtTCTAATCCTCCCTAAGGGTTATTATCACTGCAAACCTGCTGAGGGCTGTGACAAAGGACTttctaattagaaaaatatagatTATAATTGAAATATCCTTTATAAGAACATAAAGAACATAAGAacatacttctccctctcccactccccctgcttgtattctctctcttgctgtctctctctgtcaaataaataaatgaaatctttaaaaaaaaacaaacaagtggggcacctgggtggctcagttggttaagtatccaaccctaaatctaaaaaaaaaaaaaaagaaaaaaaaatctcagcttaGGTATTGATCTCGAGGTTGAGTGTTCAAGCCCTGCAAGACAAACTAAAACCCactggggcatttgggtggctcagtcagttggtttctgctcaggtcatgatctcatgggttatgagattgaaccccacattgggctccgcactcagtagGGAGTATGCGTGAAAATTTTCccctatccctcccccaacttgtgtgcacatgtacacacactctctttctctctcttgaagtaaataatcttttaaaaagaccctATTACCTCCTTTCCTGGGGAGGTACTATTAACATTTGATCTCTTTCTTTCAATCATTATTAGTAATTTATGAAAAACTATAATTCTCTTATATACACAACTCTATTGTTTTTCACTTATGTCTTTGTATTTTCCCATGACATtacgtctttttttttaagatttcatttatttatttgagagtgagagagaaagcacaagcagggtgtagggagaagcagactccccagtgagcaggcagctagatgtggggctagatttcaggaccctgggatcatatctgagctgaaggcagatgcttaaccaactgagccacccaggtgcctgacatTATGTCCTCTAAAACATAATTCCTgcggtacctggctggctcagtcaataaagtgtgcaactcttgatttcagggttgtgagttccagcccctgGCTGGgtgtagattacttaaaaataaaatctcaaaatatgtAAATAGTAATTTCTAATGACTAAGTAATCTGCATTTACAGAAATTTATGTTGATATGTTGGACTATTAagtttaccatttttcttttgtttccattgttttAATCATAAATTGTAAGAATTATCCTTATATATACATATCCTTATTCATAAACAGTTATGTacatattgatttttctcttatatCCTTAAATTTCTTAAATGGGAATTCTGAGccaaaaaaaatacaattatcttcaaagtttttgagatttatcaCCAAACTGTATTTTACATAGTATCTATAAAAACTGGCATTCCACCTAGGTtattaaataatttcagattattaaataattattaaataattaatattcaaTAAATTCAGATAATTAAAGCCATaatgttttaaatgtctttttttaaaaagagtttatttatttgagaaagagagagagagcatgagctgggggaggggcagaaggaaagggagaagcagactctccgctgagcagggagactgatgtgaggctcaattccaggatcctgggatcacgatctgagctgaaggcagatgcttaacaaactgagccaccccgttgccccacaatattttttttaaaagattttatttatgtatttgacagacagagatcataaggaggcagagaggaggaggacaccgagcagagagcctgatgcggggctcgatcccagaaccccaggaccatgacccaagctgaaggcagaggctttacactactgagccacccaggcacccctccccacaatgttttgtttttttttttaatttgtattatttatttgacagacaaagatcacaagtaggcagagaggtaggcagagagagaggaggaagcaggctcactgccgagcagagagcccaatgtgggactcgatcccaggactctgggatcatgacctgagctgaaggcagaggctttaacccactgagccacccaggtgcccctccccacaatgttttaaatgtcttaaaaactTTAGTGAATGTTGGCCCCAGTTTGATATATGCTGATAATCTCAGTATATtagacattattaaaataaagtaaggGAATGATATACTATTTTACTGTCAACTGAAGAGCATATACAATTTATATAACACTTCTagcttataatttatttatttaaattaaatttaatttgtttatttgacagagatcacaagcaggcagagagagagagagggaagcaggctccctgccaagcagagagcccaatgcagggcttgatcccaggaccctgagatcatgacctgagccgaaggcagaggctcaacccactgagccacccaggtgcccttctagcTTATAACTTAAAGACATCTAGTCTTTAAAGACTGGGAAATGAAAACCCTCATGAAAATTCATGAAACATGAGTTTTTATATAAGTTAAAACAAGTGATTGAGTAATTAACAAAGTCTGCTTTAGAAAAAGAATCATTCCCAAAGTATAAACAAATAACACTTTAATAAAAAGTTAGTTTTTTGTTAACTGACACACAAATGTAATTTAATAAGAGATGTAGTCAACACCAGATACTCTGGCGAAAAAGCTTCTGCGAATGTATTTTACGTGAACTTCCAGTTCACTGATTACTGCCTGTTTCATTAATATCCACTATTTCTGGGAAATGTAAATTGACAAGGTTGGGTTCTACTTACTACTCTGAACTGTTCTAACTTCTGGTTGCCTTTGATAAAAAAAGGGCATTCTTTGTCGCCTGTTCGGTGACCATACTGTTTACACCGCCAacctaaaaacaaaggaaaaagggaaatatGTCTGTAAGATAACAATTTCATTTAATCAAGATGAAGTATCAGTAGATCGTCTTaaagtttttcttcattaaaCTCCAATTCTAAAAGCAAATGCAATGAGTGGATAAACCATGTAAGATCctaggaaataaagggaaactaaCTGCTTCCCCAAATAATCTTTATTCATGTAGCTTTAGGAATAAATATCACCTCACCAGATAGGTATTAAGTAATCCAATGTAAAAGTACTATAGAGTGAAATTGTTTTTAGGCTGTAGCTTATAGTATTTTTCAAAGGGGAGGTCTCTTCTATTCATCAAGAGACTCTTGattctcatttacatttttagaCACTAGAGCAAATagcttctttctctgattgagtaaataactacaaaaaaaatccctcacctgtaattaaaacaaatcagaaattATCTTACAATGTTAATTCCATTAGCACTCTAATAGAGCCTCATCTGCTGAACAGGTGAACCTGTCCTTTGTAAAAAGGTTTATTATTAGAAGACGGCCCTGATGAGGAACTGGGAGGAGGCATAATaagaaaatgcacacacacattcctgGGCAAAAGAGGGAAACACATACCTTCATGGAATTTCAGTGACTACAGACTTGGCATCAGGCATTGATGTGGGAAAAATGAAGTGGTGAAAAAAGCAGGAATGGGTGAGATCCTTGTTACTTCCCTCACCTGTTTTCATCCTCTCAAAACCATCTGGATTTGAGGCAATCAGGAAGTCATATGAGTGGTAAGCTAAGTGAGACCCTGTTTTTGGACATTAAGGAACTCCAACCAAGGAAGTTAGGAAGCAAGAAACAGGAGTAAGATCAGCCAGGTTTGCTCCGTGCTGACAGGTACTCAAAGTATGAAGTGAAAGAGAAGGGATATTCCCTTTTAATTTTGAGGGTTGGatacaggaaaccattaaaaaagaatgaaatctggagATTCTTTGTTGATTGCCTCTGAACTGTCCCTGTCTTTAACTCCCCAGACATTTAAAGTTCAGGAAAGAAGGATTATACtccttcagggatgcctgggtggctcagttggttaagcagctgccttcggctcaggtcatgatcccagcgtcctgggatcgagtcccacaccgggctccttgctcggcagggagcctgcttctgcctctgcctgccattctgtctgcctgtgctcgctcgctctccctctctctctctgacaaataaataaaaaaaaaaaaaagaaggattatACTCCTTCAAATCAAAGTTCTTGGTGTTCAGAATTCTGTTACTGTTAAAGGAAAGGTGATTCTTGTTATTCAAAATGCAGTCATGGGCAAGTAAAATCAGCAACACACGGGAGACTGTTAGAAATGCATAGTGTTAGACCCATCCCAGAAATGCGGAAACACACAAGAATTTTAAGATTAGTTGGTGATTCATAGacatattaaagtttgagaaccactgttctagatAACACCACAATCAGTAAAATCAATGAAAGGATGTACATGTACGTGTGTCTTTTATCCCATTTGGGATGAGTCAAAATTTTGTGGGGCCTGAGTTTAAATTATGGTGGGggttctttagggaaaaaaaatatcttgcCTTGGCAAATTTCACAAAATTATATGACCATATCAACACATCATTATGTCCCCTGCAGGCCCTTGAAAATTAGAAGTGAGTAAAACTGGCTCTGGTCCCAATCCAGACACTTATTTTCCAAGTCAATGCAAATAACGATAAAATGGTAGTTGAAATGGAGGCACGTGAGTGGtacagtttgttaagcatctgactcttggttttggctcaggtcatgagctcatgtGTTGTAAAATCAAGCCCTGGGTAGGGCTCTGGGctagcaggtagtctgcttcaaGATTttatccttctgcccctctcttcccccacttAACCATGCTCATtcccattctctaaaataaataatgtgagTAACCACCTCATAAAacagagcagtggttttcaaactttaaaaaaaaaacaaaaaaccacaaacctGTAGATTTCCAAGTAAAGATGACAAACTAAACACATCTTTACTTGCTTTAATTCTCTTCCTGACATCCCATAAAAATGACAATGAAGAAGATTCTTTTCAAAAGGAACAAGCCAGGAAGCACTTCAAGAATGCCCAAGTGACAACCTCTATAAAAGCACTGGAAATAGTTGTAAACTTGCCCAAATCAACTTATTTGAAACTCTAGAAATTAACCAAAGGTTTGCCACAATCTGAGGAGCATTCATTCAAGAAAAGCTAGTGAAGTTTGGTAAGAACAGCAGGATTTCTGGCATTTTAACCAGACCTACTCCCAGCCCTCTCTCCTGATCTccataataatcttaaaaaccaaCAGCCTTGCAACCATGACAGCTATGAAAAGCAAGAGTCCTCAACCCTCAAGGGGGTAAGACCAGGTTACGAGCCCCCCAAAAAACCCTAATCCCAGAGCACAGAGCCACACTGACAGCATGTTGTTGCTATGTAACCAGTCATTCGGCTCTTCCTAGAGCCCAATCCCTCAGGATATTTGTTGAAAACAACCACCTGGAATTGTTTAACATCACAGTTGCCAATGGCTGTGATATCATTTGATAAACAGGAACCCAgctaaaaatgtaaaagatctGGGGAGTGGGATGTCCATAGAGGGCTTTCAAAAATTCTGACACAATCCTGGGAAGCTAGAAGGCTGTGTCCATGTGCCAACATCTGTTACATTCTGTTTTTTTGATTAGTActcatcctaatgggtatgaggtgatatttcgCTAtagatttgatttgtatttccttaatgattacTGATACTGAGAATCGTTTCATGAGCTTACTGGATATCTATAT includes:
- the LOC122904969 gene encoding retinitis pigmentosa 9 protein-like, with the translated sequence MLSRPGRDDAGAGGVRRPREPAEQELQRRREQKRRRHDAQQLQQLKHLESFYEKPPPGLIKEDETKPEDCIPDVPGNEHAREFLAHAPTKGLWMPLGKEVKVMQCWRCKQYGHRTGDKECPFFIKGNQKLEQFRVAHEGPTYDIIRENKRHEKDVRIQQLKQLLEDSTSDEDGSSSSPSASKEKHKKKKKKEKHKKRKKEKKKKKKRRHKSSKSNESSDSD